A genomic segment from uncultured Desulfuromonas sp. encodes:
- a CDS encoding DUF3309 family protein, producing MLGTILIVVIVLLLLGALPAWPHSRQWGYLPSSGLGLILLIFLTLMLMGRI from the coding sequence ATGCTGGGAACCATCCTGATCGTCGTCATCGTTTTGCTATTGCTGGGTGCCTTGCCCGCCTGGCCGCACAGCCGGCAGTGGGGTTACTTACCGAGTAGCGGGCTTGGCTTGATCCTCTTGATTTTTCTCACTCTGATGCTGATGGGGCGGATTTAG
- a CDS encoding antibiotic biosynthesis monooxygenase → MVDVIIKMKVSADKRNEVLTTIKDLLGLIRREKDCVNCHCYLDVEEEDVVIFKQEWTTNEALANHLKSGHFKVLLGAMKLLSIEPEIRINTVVATEGVETIAVQQG, encoded by the coding sequence ATGGTCGATGTCATTATCAAGATGAAGGTGTCTGCGGATAAGCGCAATGAGGTTTTAACCACCATTAAGGATCTGCTGGGTTTGATTCGGCGCGAAAAGGACTGTGTAAACTGCCATTGCTATCTGGATGTCGAGGAAGAAGATGTTGTTATCTTCAAGCAGGAATGGACAACGAACGAAGCCCTTGCCAACCATCTCAAGTCCGGCCATTTCAAAGTTCTGCTCGGAGCGATGAAACTGCTTTCAATCGAGCCGGAAATCAGGATTAACACAGTCGTCGCTACGGAGGGCGTGGAGACGATAGCAGTACAGCAAGGATAG
- a CDS encoding BON domain-containing protein has translation MFKINRFMAALACLVLIAAFAGCASTSKQESTGQYIDNSVITTKVKAAIFNEPTLKSMQINVESFKGEVQLSGFVNSVQNVKKAGEVAGVVEGVTSVKNNLIVK, from the coding sequence ATGTTCAAGATAAATCGCTTTATGGCAGCTCTGGCGTGTCTGGTTCTGATCGCTGCATTCGCGGGGTGTGCGTCCACCAGCAAACAAGAAAGTACAGGTCAATATATCGACAACTCGGTTATCACCACCAAGGTGAAAGCGGCCATCTTCAACGAACCGACGTTGAAAAGCATGCAGATCAATGTCGAATCTTTCAAAGGGGAAGTTCAGTTGAGTGGTTTTGTCAACTCGGTGCAGAACGTTAAAAAGGCTGGTGAGGTCGCAGGCGTCGTTGAGGGGGTAACCTCGGTGAAGAACAATTTGATTGTCAAATAG
- a CDS encoding glucoamylase family protein gives MLHTELFSLEQLKRHVLELADQHRFDAQPGPDRLLPRLTDNTKVLLTAYQIVTAAMPGKRILPAETWLLDNFYLIEQQIALARRNLPRGYSRQLPRLVDGPSAGFPRVYDLALQLISHMDGRVDSDNTTQMLTAYQSIEPLRLGELWAFPIMLQLALLENLSRVALRIAQRREDLDAARKWADRMLATAELEPKKLIQQLAEFADADVPLTAPFVEEFYVRLQAQGPAMGFVQAWVEQKLLEQGMTATQLSAAASRTAAANQISIANSIYSLRFIDALDWRDFVEALSVVEQALSEDPPGVYAGQDFTTRDRYRHVIETLARGSSHSELDVARQALNLAQRAASHSGSNTRRAHVGYYLIDRGRQDLEHAIAYRKPWSLRACRGCRRFGLALYLGPILLSTALATAGMLVLFDGFALSDWRSWLFAGSGLVAFSALSVPLVNLLVTLVSPPRTLPRLDFSTGIPDDCRTMVVVPTLWSKKNEIDELLEALEIRYLGNRDPNLFFALLTDFPDAPEQSLPNDAGLLAYARAAVLALNETYREDRPGIFYLFHRPRLWNPYERVWMGYERKRGKLEQFNALLRGEAQSAFSEQVGNLAILGSIRYVITLDTDTQLPRDAARTLIGNLAHPLNRPCYDAAKGRITEGYAILQPRASISLSSAGRSRFAKLFAGEAGIDPYTRAVSDVYQDLFGEGSFIGKGIYDVDAFRLAVDGRFPENLILSHDLLEGGYARSALVTDVDLIEEQPSSYAGEASRRHRWIRGDWQLAGWLLPRVPASPCRLNKTEKPGEPQAQCRANPLSALSRWKLFDNLRRSLVSPALLALLAGGWLLDPGAAGFWTLLVVAVIILPPLIGTAIELIRKPEERAVLAHLAVTGKSAGRPILLALLTLVLLPYDTLICLDAILRSGVRRMFTRRGLLLWQLATYARRNARRTLVDFYCEMWIAPLLAILLALVLWQFRPLEWFFWAPLLLLWLVAPLVGWWISLPVVDPAPDLSGRQRDFLRAASRRTWHFFAHFVGPADNWLPPDNFQEYPAAALATRTSPTNIGMALLANLTACDFGYIGVGECLRLTENTLASMEKLERYHGNFYNWYDTRTLQPLLPQYISSVDSGNLLGSLLTLQAGLAELPDRPVLPDNAFQGLQDTLQVLTEHLPASSAPDLAVKISSLQSRLRTGTSEGRGQTPAAADQLLDEICRRGEALLVWLPAESSIAGELYSWVQAFVRQARTLRDELRDLVAEPQHFSTIPTLAELAGAGAGETPNSALALQRIDTIDSLIARCGRLAEMDFAFLYESSRGLLCIGYDVGERRRDPACYDLLASEARLASFLLIAKGQVPQTHWFSLGRLLTSRGGAISLISWSGSMFEYLMPQLIMPSYPNTLLEQTCKAAVARQIEYGRQRAVPWGISESCYNATDLHQVYQYRAFGVPGLGFKRGLGDDLVIAPYASALALTVLPKDACRNLQTLAEGGFLGDYGFYEAIDYTPSRVPRGKKHVTVRSFMAHHQGMSLLAFAHVLLNQPMQRRFMSDPLVRATELLLQERVPKKGATLQPHAAEVNAAAQPPAEEAGGIMRVFSNPNTPLPEVHLLSNGRYHVMVSNSGGGYSRWRDLAVTRWREDVTCDCWGSFIYLRDRDSGHFWSAAYQPTLRKADNYEAIFVQGRAEYRRRDQGIEAHTEISVSPEDDVEIRRVTLTNQSSRTRHIEVTSYAEVVLAPLNADLAHRTFSNLFVQTEILPDQQAVLTTRRRRTPDEQPPWMFHLLAAPGAISDAPSYETDRSKFIGRGRSAANPQVMDSWNSHAPLSNTAGPVLDPIVAIRRTLSLAPDQSATVQIITGVAPTRAAALALLEEYCDRHFVERAFEMAWFQSQEVLRHLGITETDAQVYGRLAASVVYSNAWRRAAPSVIARNQLRQAGLWRFAISGDLPIVLLRIGDLNRIDLVKQVLQAHAYWRMKGLSADLVIVNEDFSGYRATLQDQIMGLINAGPETQVIDKPGGVFVRRAEELSEDERVLLQTVARIVYSDTTDILIEQVERRVSDERVSDRLKPARQATTEQIHPLPDRERIFCNGLGGFTPDGHEYVVTLEPGQTTPAPWVNVIASPHIGTVVSESGSAYTWVENAHEFRLSSWHNDPLSDSSGEAFYLRDEETGEFWSPTPLPARGQSGYVCRHGFGYSVFEHDQSGISSEMYTYVAMDAPVKFAVVKLRNQSQRPRRLSLTGYWELVLGEWRHTNLMHIVTEVDLDSGALLARNNYGRECNNRVVFAQVSEGARRVTGNRSEFIGRNGSLAHPAAMGRKRLSNRTGAGFDPCAAIQTWIDLAEGEEREIVFVFGAAGDTGEAQLFIHRFCAPARARQALEGVWEYWNRTLGTVYVETPDPALDLLTNGWLLYQTLSCRLWGRSGYYQSGGAYGFRDQLQDTMALLHATPWLAREQILRCASRQFLQGDVQHWWHPPNGQGVRTRFSDDYLWLPYATCRYVLTTGDTGILDESIHFLEGRELNPEEEAYYDKPQRTPEAASLYDHCMRAIKYGLRFGEHHLPLMGCGDWNDGMNLVGREGRGESVWLAWFLYENLQLFADLARARGDEAFAEVCTEQALLLRTNIEAHAWDGEWYRRAYFDDGSPLGSAANDECRIDSISQSWAVISRGGDPGRARQAMAAVDQRLVRRDAQLIQLLDPPFDQSDLEPGYIKGYVPGVRENGGQYTHAAIWAAMAFAMLGDRERAWELFAMLNPVHHGSQPQTIERYQVEPYVMCADIYTVPPHTGRGGWTWYTGAAGWMYRLSVESLLGLNLEVDQLHLTPCIPDHWSSYIIHYRYRETFYHITVKCSSGKSQKMIRVTLDGVMINEGSTGMIPLVDDQREHNVEVDLS, from the coding sequence TTGCTGCACACAGAGCTGTTCAGCCTTGAGCAACTCAAGCGCCATGTGCTGGAACTGGCTGACCAGCATCGCTTTGATGCGCAGCCCGGACCGGACCGGCTGTTGCCGCGGCTGACCGATAATACCAAGGTTCTTCTGACGGCGTATCAGATTGTTACCGCCGCCATGCCAGGGAAACGGATTTTGCCGGCAGAAACCTGGTTGCTCGATAACTTCTATCTCATCGAACAACAGATCGCCCTGGCGCGGCGGAATTTGCCGCGTGGGTACAGTCGCCAGTTGCCCCGCCTGGTCGATGGCCCCTCAGCGGGCTTCCCCCGTGTCTATGATCTGGCATTGCAGTTGATCTCGCATATGGACGGGCGGGTCGACAGTGACAACACCACCCAGATGCTGACCGCCTACCAGAGTATTGAACCGTTGCGTCTGGGGGAACTGTGGGCATTTCCGATCATGCTGCAGTTGGCGCTGCTGGAGAACCTGAGTCGCGTCGCCTTGCGGATCGCCCAGCGTCGCGAGGACCTGGACGCAGCCAGAAAATGGGCGGACCGCATGCTCGCGACGGCGGAACTGGAACCGAAGAAGCTGATTCAGCAGCTGGCCGAATTTGCCGACGCCGATGTTCCGCTGACCGCGCCCTTTGTCGAGGAATTTTACGTCCGACTCCAGGCCCAGGGACCGGCGATGGGTTTCGTTCAGGCCTGGGTCGAACAAAAATTGCTCGAACAGGGGATGACGGCAACGCAGTTGTCCGCCGCTGCGAGTCGTACGGCTGCCGCCAATCAGATATCGATCGCCAACAGTATCTACAGCTTGCGTTTTATCGATGCGCTGGATTGGCGAGATTTCGTCGAGGCACTCAGTGTCGTTGAGCAGGCCCTGAGTGAAGATCCGCCGGGGGTCTACGCCGGACAGGACTTTACGACCCGCGACCGCTATCGGCACGTGATCGAAACTCTGGCGCGGGGCAGTTCGCACAGCGAGCTTGATGTGGCCCGTCAGGCCCTCAACCTGGCGCAGAGAGCTGCCAGTCACTCCGGTAGCAACACTCGTCGCGCCCATGTCGGATACTATTTGATCGATCGTGGTCGGCAGGATCTGGAACATGCGATCGCCTATCGAAAACCCTGGAGCCTGCGGGCCTGCCGCGGTTGTCGCCGCTTTGGACTGGCTCTTTACCTAGGCCCCATCCTGCTGTCGACCGCTTTGGCAACCGCGGGGATGCTGGTTCTTTTCGACGGGTTTGCGCTGTCTGATTGGCGCAGCTGGCTTTTTGCCGGCAGCGGGCTGGTCGCCTTCTCCGCACTGAGTGTTCCCCTGGTCAATCTCCTGGTCACCCTGGTCTCCCCACCGCGCACCCTGCCGCGGCTCGATTTTTCGACGGGGATTCCCGATGACTGCCGCACCATGGTCGTAGTCCCCACCCTCTGGAGCAAAAAAAACGAAATCGACGAGCTTCTTGAAGCTCTGGAAATCCGTTATCTCGGAAATCGCGATCCCAATCTTTTCTTTGCCCTTTTGACTGATTTTCCTGATGCGCCAGAGCAGTCGTTACCCAATGACGCCGGCTTGCTCGCTTACGCGCGCGCAGCGGTGCTGGCGCTCAATGAAACCTATCGCGAGGATCGGCCGGGAATTTTTTATCTGTTCCATCGTCCCCGGCTATGGAATCCCTACGAACGGGTGTGGATGGGATATGAACGCAAGCGAGGCAAGCTGGAGCAGTTCAATGCCTTGCTGCGTGGCGAGGCGCAATCCGCCTTTTCGGAACAGGTCGGCAATCTTGCCATCCTCGGTTCGATTCGCTACGTCATTACCCTGGACACCGACACGCAGTTGCCCCGTGACGCGGCACGGACCCTGATTGGCAACCTGGCACACCCGCTCAACCGGCCGTGTTACGATGCGGCAAAGGGACGGATCACTGAAGGCTACGCCATTCTGCAGCCCCGCGCTTCGATCAGCCTGAGCAGTGCCGGACGATCGAGGTTTGCCAAACTGTTTGCCGGCGAGGCCGGCATCGATCCCTACACCCGCGCAGTGTCGGATGTTTACCAAGATCTCTTCGGCGAGGGGTCGTTCATCGGCAAGGGGATCTATGATGTAGACGCCTTTCGTCTGGCTGTCGATGGCCGGTTTCCGGAAAATCTCATTCTCAGCCACGACCTGCTGGAAGGCGGCTATGCGCGTTCGGCGCTGGTGACCGATGTTGACCTGATCGAAGAACAGCCCTCAAGCTACGCCGGCGAAGCCAGCCGCCGTCACCGTTGGATACGTGGCGACTGGCAACTTGCCGGCTGGCTGCTGCCGCGCGTGCCCGCTTCCCCCTGCAGGCTCAATAAAACAGAGAAACCAGGGGAGCCACAGGCACAATGCCGGGCCAACCCCTTAAGCGCCTTGTCGAGGTGGAAGCTTTTCGACAACTTGCGGCGCAGCTTGGTCTCGCCGGCGCTGCTGGCCCTGTTGGCCGGCGGCTGGCTGCTGGACCCGGGAGCGGCAGGATTCTGGACCCTGTTGGTTGTGGCGGTCATCATTTTGCCCCCCCTGATCGGAACCGCGATCGAGCTGATCCGTAAGCCTGAAGAACGCGCCGTCCTGGCGCATCTGGCTGTTACCGGAAAATCTGCCGGACGGCCCATTCTGCTCGCCTTACTGACCCTGGTCTTGCTCCCCTACGACACCCTGATTTGTCTGGATGCCATCCTGCGCTCAGGAGTTCGCAGGATGTTCACCCGGCGTGGTTTGCTGCTCTGGCAACTGGCCACCTATGCCCGGCGCAACGCTCGGCGGACGCTGGTCGACTTTTACTGCGAGATGTGGATAGCGCCGCTGCTGGCGATTCTGCTGGCCTTGGTATTATGGCAGTTCCGTCCGCTGGAATGGTTCTTCTGGGCCCCCCTGTTGCTGCTCTGGCTGGTCGCGCCGCTGGTCGGCTGGTGGATCAGCCTGCCGGTAGTCGATCCCGCACCCGATTTGAGCGGGCGCCAACGGGACTTCCTGCGCGCGGCGAGCCGGCGAACCTGGCACTTCTTCGCGCACTTTGTCGGTCCGGCCGATAACTGGCTGCCTCCCGACAATTTCCAGGAATATCCAGCAGCGGCCCTCGCCACGCGGACCTCGCCAACCAACATCGGCATGGCGCTGCTGGCGAATCTGACCGCCTGCGATTTTGGCTATATTGGTGTCGGTGAATGTCTACGGCTGACCGAAAACACCCTGGCGTCCATGGAAAAACTGGAACGCTACCACGGCAATTTCTACAACTGGTACGATACCCGCACCCTCCAACCGCTGCTCCCGCAATATATCTCTTCGGTCGACAGCGGCAACCTGCTCGGCAGTCTGCTCACGCTGCAGGCGGGGCTGGCCGAGTTGCCGGACCGTCCGGTGCTGCCCGACAACGCCTTTCAGGGGCTTCAGGATACCCTGCAGGTGCTGACCGAGCATCTGCCCGCGTCTTCTGCCCCGGATCTTGCGGTTAAAATCAGCTCGCTGCAGAGCAGGTTGCGAACCGGCACCTCCGAGGGGAGGGGGCAGACCCCGGCGGCCGCCGATCAGTTGCTGGATGAGATTTGCCGCCGTGGCGAGGCACTGCTGGTCTGGCTGCCCGCAGAGAGCAGTATCGCTGGTGAACTGTATTCCTGGGTGCAGGCCTTCGTCCGACAGGCACGTACTCTGCGCGATGAGCTTCGCGATCTGGTCGCCGAGCCGCAGCATTTCAGTACGATTCCGACGCTGGCGGAACTGGCCGGCGCTGGAGCCGGCGAAACACCCAACTCGGCACTGGCGTTACAGCGGATCGACACCATCGACAGCTTAATTGCTCGTTGCGGCCGACTGGCGGAGATGGATTTTGCATTTCTCTACGAGAGTTCGCGGGGCCTACTTTGTATCGGTTACGATGTCGGCGAACGCCGTCGTGACCCGGCCTGCTACGACCTTTTGGCATCGGAAGCACGCCTGGCCAGCTTTCTGCTGATCGCCAAGGGGCAGGTACCGCAGACGCACTGGTTCTCCCTCGGCCGCCTGCTGACCAGCCGTGGCGGTGCCATCAGTCTGATTTCCTGGAGCGGCTCGATGTTTGAGTACCTGATGCCGCAGCTGATCATGCCGAGTTACCCCAACACCTTGTTGGAGCAGACCTGCAAGGCTGCGGTGGCCCGCCAGATTGAATACGGCCGGCAACGCGCCGTTCCCTGGGGCATTTCCGAGTCCTGCTATAACGCGACCGACTTGCATCAGGTCTATCAATACCGGGCGTTCGGCGTTCCCGGGCTGGGATTCAAACGCGGCCTGGGCGACGATCTGGTGATCGCTCCCTACGCCAGTGCGCTGGCGCTGACGGTGTTGCCGAAAGACGCCTGCCGCAATCTGCAGACCCTGGCTGAGGGTGGCTTTCTCGGCGATTATGGATTCTACGAAGCGATTGATTACACCCCGTCACGCGTGCCGCGGGGAAAAAAACACGTTACCGTGCGGAGCTTCATGGCGCATCATCAAGGCATGAGCCTGCTTGCCTTCGCCCATGTCCTGCTTAATCAGCCGATGCAGCGCCGTTTCATGTCCGATCCTCTGGTGCGGGCGACGGAGTTGTTGCTGCAGGAACGGGTGCCGAAGAAGGGCGCGACATTGCAACCGCACGCGGCCGAAGTGAACGCTGCCGCGCAACCACCCGCCGAAGAAGCTGGTGGAATCATGCGGGTCTTCAGCAATCCGAATACGCCGCTCCCCGAAGTTCATCTGTTGTCCAACGGCCGCTACCACGTCATGGTGTCGAATTCGGGCGGCGGCTACAGCCGCTGGCGCGACTTGGCCGTCACCCGCTGGCGAGAGGACGTCACCTGTGACTGCTGGGGCTCCTTCATCTATCTGCGTGACCGCGACAGCGGGCACTTCTGGTCAGCCGCCTATCAACCGACATTGCGCAAGGCCGATAACTATGAGGCCATTTTCGTCCAGGGACGCGCGGAATACCGGCGCCGCGATCAGGGGATTGAAGCACACACCGAGATCAGCGTTTCACCTGAAGACGATGTTGAGATCCGCCGGGTCACCCTCACCAACCAGTCATCCCGCACCCGGCATATCGAGGTGACCAGTTACGCGGAGGTCGTGCTGGCCCCGCTCAATGCCGACCTGGCCCACCGCACGTTCAGCAACCTCTTTGTCCAGACCGAAATCCTGCCCGATCAACAGGCGGTCCTCACGACCCGGCGGCGGCGTACCCCGGATGAACAGCCCCCGTGGATGTTCCATCTGTTGGCGGCCCCGGGCGCAATCAGCGACGCACCTTCCTACGAGACGGATCGCAGCAAATTTATCGGCCGGGGGCGCTCTGCGGCCAATCCCCAGGTCATGGACAGCTGGAACAGCCATGCGCCATTGTCGAACACGGCTGGGCCGGTTCTCGATCCCATCGTGGCGATCCGCCGCACCCTCAGCCTGGCACCCGACCAGTCGGCCACAGTGCAGATCATCACCGGCGTCGCGCCCACGCGCGCGGCCGCTTTGGCGTTGCTGGAGGAATACTGCGACCGGCACTTCGTCGAGCGGGCCTTTGAAATGGCCTGGTTCCAAAGTCAGGAGGTGCTGCGCCATCTGGGTATCACCGAAACCGATGCCCAGGTCTATGGCCGACTTGCCGCTTCGGTTGTCTACAGCAACGCCTGGCGCCGTGCAGCCCCCAGTGTGATTGCCCGCAATCAGCTTCGCCAAGCGGGGTTATGGCGTTTTGCTATCTCGGGCGATCTCCCCATCGTGTTACTGCGCATCGGCGACCTGAACCGTATCGATCTGGTCAAACAGGTCCTGCAAGCCCATGCCTATTGGCGAATGAAAGGGTTGTCCGCGGATCTGGTGATCGTCAACGAGGATTTTTCCGGCTACCGGGCGACCCTGCAAGACCAGATCATGGGGCTGATCAACGCAGGGCCAGAAACCCAGGTTATTGATAAGCCGGGCGGGGTCTTCGTGCGGCGTGCCGAAGAACTTTCCGAAGATGAACGAGTCTTGCTCCAAACCGTCGCCCGCATCGTTTACAGCGACACCACAGACATTCTGATCGAACAGGTGGAACGCCGCGTCTCTGATGAACGCGTATCGGACCGGTTGAAACCGGCACGGCAGGCGACAACGGAACAGATCCATCCCCTGCCGGACCGGGAGCGCATTTTTTGTAACGGTCTGGGTGGTTTTACGCCGGACGGGCACGAATATGTCGTCACCCTGGAACCAGGGCAGACCACGCCGGCGCCGTGGGTTAATGTGATCGCCAGCCCCCACATCGGCACGGTCGTCAGCGAGAGCGGCAGCGCCTATACCTGGGTGGAAAATGCTCACGAATTCCGCCTGAGCAGTTGGCACAACGACCCCTTGAGCGACAGCAGCGGCGAGGCGTTTTACCTTCGCGACGAGGAAACGGGTGAGTTCTGGTCGCCGACGCCGTTGCCCGCCCGCGGGCAATCCGGGTATGTGTGCCGGCATGGTTTTGGCTACAGCGTCTTTGAACATGACCAGTCCGGCATCTCCTCGGAAATGTACACCTACGTTGCCATGGATGCGCCTGTGAAGTTTGCGGTGGTCAAACTGCGTAACCAATCGCAACGACCGCGGCGCTTGTCCCTGACCGGGTATTGGGAACTGGTCCTCGGTGAGTGGCGGCACACGAATCTGATGCACATCGTGACCGAGGTGGATCTGGACAGCGGCGCGCTGTTGGCCCGCAATAATTATGGCCGCGAGTGCAACAACCGGGTGGTCTTTGCACAGGTCAGCGAGGGGGCACGCAGAGTGACCGGAAATCGTTCCGAGTTTATCGGCCGCAACGGTTCGCTGGCTCACCCCGCGGCGATGGGCCGCAAGCGGCTATCCAATCGGACCGGTGCGGGGTTCGATCCCTGTGCCGCAATCCAAACCTGGATCGACCTGGCCGAAGGGGAAGAGCGCGAGATCGTATTCGTTTTCGGGGCGGCAGGCGATACCGGCGAAGCGCAGCTGTTTATTCACCGCTTCTGCGCCCCGGCTCGTGCCCGGCAAGCCCTGGAAGGGGTGTGGGAGTACTGGAACCGTACCTTGGGCACAGTGTATGTGGAAACCCCGGATCCGGCTCTGGATCTCCTCACCAACGGCTGGCTGCTCTACCAGACGTTGTCGTGTCGGCTGTGGGGGCGCAGCGGCTATTATCAGTCCGGCGGTGCGTACGGTTTTCGTGATCAATTGCAGGACACCATGGCGCTGCTTCATGCGACCCCGTGGCTGGCCCGCGAACAGATACTGCGCTGCGCCTCGAGGCAATTCCTGCAAGGTGACGTACAGCACTGGTGGCACCCACCGAACGGGCAAGGGGTGCGCACCCGGTTCTCCGACGATTATCTGTGGCTCCCGTATGCCACTTGCCGGTATGTTTTGACAACCGGCGATACCGGTATTCTGGACGAATCGATTCATTTTCTGGAAGGGCGCGAGTTGAATCCGGAAGAGGAGGCCTACTACGACAAACCACAGCGGACTCCCGAAGCGGCAAGCCTCTATGACCATTGCATGCGTGCCATCAAGTATGGTTTACGCTTTGGCGAACATCACTTGCCGCTGATGGGATGCGGCGACTGGAATGACGGCATGAACCTGGTCGGCCGTGAGGGCCGGGGCGAGAGCGTTTGGCTGGCGTGGTTCCTCTACGAAAACCTGCAACTGTTCGCCGATCTGGCACGCGCCCGAGGCGATGAGGCCTTTGCCGAGGTCTGCACGGAACAGGCGTTGCTGCTGCGCACCAACATCGAAGCCCATGCCTGGGACGGGGAATGGTACCGGCGGGCCTATTTCGATGACGGCAGCCCTCTGGGATCGGCCGCCAATGATGAGTGCCGGATCGACTCGATCAGTCAGAGCTGGGCGGTCATCTCCAGGGGCGGCGATCCAGGGCGCGCCCGCCAGGCAATGGCGGCGGTGGATCAGCGCCTGGTTCGCCGCGATGCGCAGCTGATTCAACTGCTCGACCCGCCCTTCGATCAATCAGACCTTGAGCCAGGCTATATCAAGGGATATGTGCCTGGTGTTCGCGAAAATGGCGGCCAATATACCCACGCTGCGATCTGGGCCGCAATGGCCTTTGCCATGCTCGGTGACAGGGAGCGGGCCTGGGAATTATTTGCCATGCTCAACCCGGTTCATCACGGCAGTCAGCCGCAAACGATTGAACGCTACCAGGTTGAACCGTACGTCATGTGCGCGGATATTTACACAGTGCCCCCCCACACCGGCCGAGGCGGTTGGACCTGGTACACCGGGGCGGCAGGCTGGATGTACCGCCTGAGTGTGGAAAGCCTGCTCGGCCTGAACCTGGAGGTGGACCAACTGCATCTGACCCCCTGTATTCCAGATCATTGGTCCTCGTACATAATCCACTATCGTTATCGGGAGACCTTCTACCACATTACCGTCAAGTGCAGCAGCGGAAAGTCACAGAAAATGATCCGGGTCACGCTCGACGGTGTCATGATCAACGAAGGGAGCACCGGCATGATTCCCCTTGTGGATGACCAGCGGGAGCATAACGTTGAGGTTGACTTGAGCTGA
- a CDS encoding class I SAM-dependent methyltransferase: MGQSIETATATSYDRIFRLIQQRIADRLTLPIEIRLWGNHVYRLGTGDPAVKILVEDRRGLAALLRLDELKICEAYLSGSLDVKGDMLGFASLRGLLKDRHALHALWQRIKPLFVGRVQTDRKAIAGHYDFSNEFYLSFMDPTRCYSQAIFADDTEPLEAAQQRKLDFAIDACHLKAGDRVLDVGGGWGSFTERAGQRGIQVTSLTISKQSELFLTDLISRQQLPCQVLNEDFWEHTTADPYDAIVILGVMEHLPDYPAVLKHLQRLLKPGGRVYLDASAFREKYSKPSYVSRYIFPGDHAYFCLHAFLGGVAKSPLEVLAVHNDRHNYYLTCKAWAENLEAAREDVVSRWGEKLYRRFRLYLWGSAQAFLSRSMDAYRVVLEYPDDGATLTHQRR, translated from the coding sequence ATGGGACAATCTATTGAGACGGCAACAGCGACCAGTTATGACAGGATATTCCGCTTGATCCAACAGAGGATCGCCGACCGCCTGACGCTCCCCATCGAAATTCGTTTATGGGGGAACCATGTCTATCGTTTGGGGACAGGCGATCCGGCCGTCAAGATTCTGGTTGAAGACCGTCGGGGGCTGGCGGCATTGCTGCGTTTGGATGAACTGAAAATTTGCGAAGCTTACCTGTCCGGCAGTCTGGATGTCAAAGGCGACATGCTGGGGTTTGCCAGCTTGCGCGGCCTGTTGAAAGATCGTCATGCTTTGCACGCGCTGTGGCAACGGATCAAGCCGTTATTTGTCGGTCGGGTGCAGACCGACCGAAAGGCGATTGCCGGCCATTACGACTTCAGCAACGAATTTTATCTCAGCTTCATGGATCCGACCCGCTGCTATTCACAAGCGATCTTCGCTGACGACACTGAACCCTTGGAAGCTGCCCAACAGCGTAAACTTGATTTTGCCATCGACGCCTGTCACCTCAAAGCGGGCGATCGGGTGCTGGATGTCGGTGGCGGCTGGGGGAGCTTCACCGAGCGCGCCGGACAGCGGGGAATCCAGGTCACCTCCTTGACGATTTCAAAACAGTCCGAACTCTTTCTGACCGATCTGATCTCGCGGCAGCAACTGCCCTGCCAGGTGCTGAACGAGGATTTCTGGGAACATACAACCGCTGATCCTTACGATGCCATCGTTATTCTCGGGGTGATGGAGCATCTACCCGACTATCCGGCCGTGTTGAAGCATCTGCAGCGGCTGCTGAAACCCGGTGGCCGAGTCTATCTCGATGCCAGCGCTTTTCGTGAAAAATATTCCAAACCCAGCTACGTGTCACGCTACATTTTCCCGGGCGATCATGCCTATTTCTGCCTGCACGCTTTTCTGGGCGGAGTAGCCAAAAGTCCGCTGGAGGTGCTGGCAGTACACAACGACCGGCATAACTACTACCTTACTTGCAAGGCCTGGGCGGAGAATCTGGAAGCTGCCCGGGAGGACGTTGTCAGCCGCTGGGGGGAGAAGCTTTATCGGCGTTTCCGTCTCTATCTCTGGGGCTCGGCCCAGGCATTTCTCAGCCGTTCGATGGATGCCTACCGGGTCGTCCTGGAATATCCGGATGATGGCGCAACACTGACTCATCAGCGGAGGTAA
- a CDS encoding universal stress protein — protein MNIFNRILIVSRMTPDCRTAVHCGLSLARKYHAKLQVLHLVSNPFDMKVINVPELFTEGDVKNYLNLQQEAKEELDKVLQKEIRDGFPIKVMISSQDPVEEIVKVVKVEKIDLIVMLAHEEGRIEHTLFGGEKDAITRRMPCSILLVKKEPGPVNW, from the coding sequence ATGAACATATTCAACCGTATTCTCATCGTCAGCAGGATGACTCCAGACTGCCGGACGGCTGTTCACTGTGGTCTTTCCCTCGCTCGGAAGTACCATGCGAAACTTCAGGTGCTCCATCTTGTTTCTAACCCTTTTGATATGAAGGTGATCAATGTGCCGGAGTTGTTTACAGAGGGGGACGTCAAAAACTACCTGAACCTTCAGCAGGAGGCTAAAGAGGAGTTAGACAAGGTGCTCCAAAAAGAAATACGGGATGGGTTCCCGATCAAGGTGATGATCAGTAGTCAAGATCCGGTCGAGGAAATTGTCAAAGTGGTCAAGGTTGAGAAAATCGACCTGATCGTCATGCTGGCCCATGAAGAGGGGCGGATTGAACATACCCTGTTCGGCGGCGAGAAGGATGCAATAACCCGTAGAATGCCCTGCTCAATCCTCTTGGTGAAAAAAGAGCCGGGCCCGGTGAACTGGTAA